Proteins encoded together in one Vigna angularis cultivar LongXiaoDou No.4 chromosome 5, ASM1680809v1, whole genome shotgun sequence window:
- the LOC128196525 gene encoding uncharacterized protein LOC128196525, translating to MSPTTHISLLALLLILSLDSLHIAMAARVIPRSAPSTVTRPLFLSEAETYLKPRLGHKHSVFREGQVKNCLPKGYRHNSAPSRFVNYDTLGSSGCSGMRLEKPRG from the coding sequence ATGTCTCCCACTACACATATCTCCCTTCTGGCCCTTCTCCTCATCCTTTCTCTGGATTCCCTTCACATCGCCATGGCTGCAAGGGTCATTCCTCGAAGTGCTCCCAGCACAGTTACAAGGCCTCTCTTTTTATCCGAAGCTGAAACTTATCTGAAGCCACGTCTCGGTCACAAACACAGTGTCTTCCGTGAGGGACAGGTGAAGAATTGCTTGCCAAAAGGGTATAGGCATAACTCGGCTCCGAGCAGATTCGTCAACTATGATACTCTTGGTTCTAGTGGCTGTTCTGGAATGCGTTTGGAGAAGCCACgaggatga